Proteins encoded together in one Candidatus Baltobacteraceae bacterium window:
- a CDS encoding RidA family protein, which produces MSKHEHVLTHHAPKPIGPYSQAVMTGHELYCSGQIALDPHSGELIDGDVTAQAERAIENLGAVLCAAGYSFADVVKTTLFLVDMNDFAAVNKVYEKYFDMGKPARSTVAVAALPRGALIEIDCIARA; this is translated from the coding sequence GTGAGCAAGCACGAGCACGTCTTAACCCATCACGCGCCCAAGCCGATTGGTCCGTACAGCCAAGCCGTGATGACCGGTCACGAGCTCTATTGCAGCGGTCAGATCGCGCTCGATCCGCACAGCGGCGAACTCATCGACGGCGACGTGACCGCCCAAGCCGAGCGCGCGATCGAGAATCTCGGAGCGGTGCTGTGCGCCGCCGGCTACAGCTTTGCCGACGTCGTCAAGACGACGCTCTTTCTCGTCGACATGAACGACTTCGCGGCGGTGAACAAGGTGTACGAAAAGTACTTCGATATGGGCAAGCCGGCACGCTCGACGGTTGCGGTCGCGGCGTTACCGCGCGGCGCGCTCATCGAGATCGACTGTATCGCTCGCGCCTAA
- a CDS encoding GNAT family protein, whose translation MSELRTPRLRLEALTEEHADELFDGLRDERLYEFVPSIAPSDLKGLRSRLRSLESRTSPDGSERWLNWAIRCLDVGRCIGYVQATVPVNAPAKIAYVLFAPFWGLGYGHEAVVGLLDFLSTALQVREIRASVDPDNCRSIALLERLGFRRIAVHRDADTIRGVLRDEIEYALIRL comes from the coding sequence ATGAGCGAACTCCGCACGCCGCGCTTGCGGCTCGAAGCGCTGACTGAAGAGCATGCCGACGAACTCTTCGACGGGCTGCGGGACGAGCGGCTCTACGAGTTCGTTCCATCGATCGCCCCGAGCGACCTCAAAGGCTTGAGGAGTAGATTGCGCAGCCTGGAATCGCGCACATCGCCGGATGGCTCGGAACGTTGGCTGAACTGGGCAATCCGATGCCTCGATGTCGGCCGCTGCATCGGATACGTGCAGGCCACCGTGCCTGTCAATGCGCCTGCGAAGATCGCGTACGTGCTGTTTGCGCCGTTTTGGGGCCTCGGTTACGGGCATGAAGCTGTGGTCGGTCTACTCGATTTTCTCAGCACGGCGTTGCAGGTGCGCGAAATCCGCGCATCGGTCGATCCCGACAACTGCCGCTCGATCGCGTTGCTGGAGAGACTGGGGTTCCGGCGTATCGCGGTGCATCGCGACGCGGACACGATCCGGGGCGTCCTGCGCGACGAGATTGAGTACGCGCTGATCCGTTTGTAG
- a CDS encoding aldo/keto reductase, whose protein sequence is MNYRTYPNSDVTVSEVGFGLWTTATGWWGEKTDDDAVTMLREALDLGITFFDAADTYGNGRSEEQLAKAFASRRDEVVYATKFGYDFYTPQNVEQRRGQFELPHDFSPAFVRKALEESLRRLQTDYVDIYQMHNARMAQVEDDALWELLESLKSEGKIRMYGVALGPAIGWLYEGVDAVEKRNAASLQIIWNILEQHPGDEQIRAAYDSGADTGYMIRVPHSSGMLEGHYTEDTVFPANDHRRHRPRAWLVNGVKKVEQLRFLERPDRTLGQAAIQWLLAEPRVMTVLPNIYDREQLVEFAKAPGAPALTKDELDRVAALYASNFGIDEPPMAFKGTMVRDEAHA, encoded by the coding sequence ATGAATTACCGAACGTATCCCAACAGTGACGTGACCGTGAGCGAGGTGGGCTTCGGTCTGTGGACCACCGCCACGGGCTGGTGGGGCGAAAAGACCGACGACGACGCCGTGACGATGCTGCGCGAAGCGTTGGATCTCGGCATCACGTTCTTCGATGCCGCGGACACGTACGGAAACGGCCGAAGCGAAGAGCAGTTGGCCAAAGCGTTCGCCTCACGACGCGACGAGGTCGTGTACGCGACGAAGTTCGGGTACGATTTCTACACGCCGCAAAACGTCGAACAGCGGCGCGGCCAGTTCGAGCTGCCCCATGATTTCTCGCCGGCGTTCGTTCGCAAAGCGCTCGAAGAATCGTTGCGGCGCCTGCAAACCGATTACGTCGACATCTATCAGATGCACAACGCGCGCATGGCGCAAGTCGAAGACGACGCCCTGTGGGAACTGCTCGAGTCGCTCAAGAGCGAAGGCAAGATCCGCATGTACGGGGTAGCGCTCGGACCGGCAATCGGCTGGCTTTACGAAGGCGTCGACGCGGTCGAAAAGCGCAACGCCGCGAGCTTGCAAATCATCTGGAACATCCTCGAGCAGCATCCGGGCGACGAACAGATTCGCGCCGCGTACGATTCGGGGGCCGACACCGGCTACATGATCCGCGTGCCGCACTCCAGCGGCATGCTCGAAGGCCACTACACCGAGGACACCGTCTTCCCGGCCAACGACCACCGCCGTCATCGTCCGCGTGCGTGGCTGGTCAACGGCGTCAAGAAAGTCGAGCAGCTGCGCTTTCTCGAGCGGCCGGATCGCACGCTGGGTCAAGCGGCCATCCAATGGCTGCTCGCCGAACCGCGCGTCATGACGGTGCTGCCGAACATCTACGATCGCGAGCAGCTCGTCGAATTCGCAAAAGCGCCCGGCGCGCCGGCGCTCACCAAAGACGAGCTCGATCGCGTCGCGGCACTCTACGCTTCGAACTTCGGCATCGACGAACCGCCGATGGCGTTCAAAGGCACGATGGTTCGCGACGAGGCGCACGCGTGA
- a CDS encoding HAMP domain-containing sensor histidine kinase, producing MTKKLQVLVEGSQEEAARVRERLDPKQYDVIAGRELAHRLAASIDELERQRASVLELNQLKNDLIAVLAHDIKGPLTSIAGFAELLEEGYLEGPGAVDAAHTIRSNAQRLATLASDVLELSRIEHGELEIADERVDLIELMRNVVETHVAERNVHVETKLKEALVRGDGDRLRQVFDNLIRNAIKYSPEGNPVEVTVERAGENFRVEVSDHGIGIPAEDIPRLFGRFARASNARRAKIAGTGIGLFIVKMIVERHGGSVDVVSTLGEGSRFGAVLPSFEARVSQKPMRVAIVTKDTDLSRFAAYELRSRGYRVRQCSALEDLAHVGDLRPGDVVLADPALATAEEIAKFAAPGSVRVVGIGASSGTWDAILPRPFLAEDLIQTVST from the coding sequence GTGACGAAGAAGCTGCAGGTTCTCGTCGAGGGGTCGCAAGAGGAAGCCGCGCGCGTTCGCGAGCGGCTCGATCCCAAGCAGTACGACGTCATTGCGGGACGCGAGCTTGCCCACCGGCTCGCGGCGAGCATCGACGAGCTCGAGCGGCAGCGCGCGAGCGTGCTCGAGCTCAATCAGCTCAAGAACGACCTCATCGCGGTGCTGGCGCACGATATCAAAGGACCGCTGACGTCGATTGCGGGCTTCGCTGAGCTGCTCGAAGAGGGTTATCTCGAAGGTCCGGGCGCCGTCGATGCGGCGCACACGATTCGCAGCAACGCGCAGCGCTTGGCAACGCTTGCCAGCGACGTGCTCGAGCTGTCCCGCATCGAGCACGGCGAGCTGGAAATCGCTGACGAGCGCGTCGATCTGATCGAACTGATGCGCAACGTCGTCGAGACGCACGTTGCCGAACGCAACGTGCACGTCGAGACGAAGTTGAAGGAAGCGCTCGTTCGCGGCGACGGCGACCGGCTGCGCCAAGTCTTCGACAATCTCATTCGCAACGCGATCAAATACTCGCCCGAAGGCAATCCCGTCGAGGTGACGGTCGAGCGCGCCGGCGAGAACTTCCGCGTGGAGGTGAGCGACCACGGTATCGGGATTCCGGCTGAGGACATCCCGCGGCTATTCGGAAGGTTCGCGCGCGCGTCGAACGCGCGGCGCGCCAAGATTGCGGGCACGGGCATCGGATTGTTCATCGTCAAGATGATCGTCGAGCGGCACGGCGGCTCCGTCGACGTGGTCAGCACGCTGGGCGAAGGCAGCAGGTTCGGCGCCGTGCTTCCGTCGTTCGAGGCGCGCGTCTCGCAAAAGCCGATGCGCGTCGCAATCGTTACCAAGGACACCGATCTTTCGCGCTTCGCCGCGTACGAGCTGCGCTCGCGGGGCTACCGCGTGCGGCAGTGTTCGGCGCTCGAAGACCTCGCGCACGTGGGCGACTTGCGCCCGGGCGACGTCGTGCTCGCCGATCCGGCGCTTGCAACCGCCGAAGAAATCGCGAAGTTTGCAGCGCCCGGTTCGGTTCGCGTCGTCGGGATCGGCGCGAGCAGCGGCACATGGGACGCGATTCTCCCGCGCCCGTTTCTAGCAGAAGATTTGATTCAAACCGTTTCGACGTAA
- a CDS encoding aminotransferase class I/II-fold pyridoxal phosphate-dependent enzyme, with translation MERTATTFLGDLELVGRWIDEYFSHPERFRVLPDVRPGEVVAALPAGPPEQPEPFDRIMDDFERIIVPAITHWNHPRFFAYFATSAAPVAVMAEALSAALDVKAMLWRTSPAATELEEVTMRWLGQLLGLPSHWTGIIYDTASIGGFTALAAARESLDLEIRRYGMTGRSLPQLRVYITEHTHSHIEKAAIALGLGQDNVVRIECDGEFRMRSEALDAAIERDVAAGMRPMAVVATVGTTSTTSIDPVPAIAKVTRKHGVWLHVDAAYAGMAALVPEFAGLLEGVDEADSLVVNPHKWMFVPMDLSALFVKDESILRRAFSLVPEYLTTPEGDAVNYMDYGLQLGRRFRALKLWFVLRYMGAEGIRNRLRDHIALAQEFASWVRADESWEILAPHPLSVVCFRHRGVDNERLMHAVNETGEIFISHTKVDGTYALRLAIGNLRTQREDIEFAWNLLRREAAKL, from the coding sequence ATGGAGCGGACCGCCACTACCTTTTTAGGCGACCTGGAGCTGGTCGGGCGTTGGATCGACGAGTACTTCTCGCATCCCGAGCGCTTCCGCGTGCTTCCCGACGTTCGGCCGGGCGAGGTAGTGGCCGCCCTCCCCGCGGGCCCGCCCGAACAGCCCGAGCCGTTCGACCGCATCATGGACGACTTCGAGCGTATCATCGTCCCGGCGATAACGCACTGGAACCATCCGCGTTTCTTCGCATACTTTGCGACGAGCGCGGCACCCGTCGCGGTGATGGCCGAAGCCTTGTCGGCCGCCTTAGACGTGAAGGCGATGCTCTGGCGCACCTCGCCCGCCGCAACCGAACTCGAAGAAGTGACGATGCGCTGGCTCGGGCAGCTCCTCGGCCTGCCGAGTCACTGGACCGGAATTATTTACGACACGGCGTCAATCGGGGGATTTACCGCCCTGGCGGCGGCCCGCGAATCGTTGGACCTGGAAATCCGGCGGTACGGAATGACGGGGCGAAGCCTGCCGCAGCTGCGCGTTTACATTACGGAACACACGCACTCCCACATCGAAAAGGCCGCGATTGCGCTGGGCTTGGGACAAGATAACGTCGTTCGCATCGAATGCGACGGTGAGTTTCGCATGCGATCCGAGGCGCTCGACGCGGCGATCGAACGTGACGTTGCAGCGGGGATGCGTCCGATGGCCGTGGTCGCGACGGTCGGCACCACTTCGACGACCTCGATCGATCCGGTCCCGGCGATAGCGAAGGTTACGCGCAAGCACGGCGTCTGGCTGCACGTCGATGCCGCATACGCCGGTATGGCGGCGCTGGTGCCCGAGTTTGCGGGGTTGCTCGAGGGAGTCGATGAGGCCGACTCGCTCGTCGTCAACCCTCACAAGTGGATGTTCGTTCCAATGGATCTTTCAGCGCTGTTCGTCAAGGACGAATCGATCTTGCGCCGCGCCTTTAGCCTCGTGCCCGAATATCTCACCACGCCTGAAGGCGATGCCGTCAACTATATGGATTACGGACTGCAGCTGGGGCGCCGTTTCCGCGCGCTAAAACTGTGGTTCGTGCTGCGTTATATGGGTGCCGAAGGCATTCGCAATCGTCTGCGCGATCATATCGCGCTCGCGCAGGAGTTCGCGTCGTGGGTGCGAGCCGACGAGAGCTGGGAGATCCTTGCGCCGCACCCGCTTTCCGTCGTCTGTTTCCGCCACCGCGGCGTCGATAACGAGCGCTTGATGCATGCCGTCAACGAGACCGGCGAAATCTTCATTTCGCATACGAAGGTCGATGGAACGTACGCGCTGAGGCTGGCAATCGGCAATCTCCGCACGCAGCGCGAGGACATCGAGTTCGCGTGGAACCTGCTGCGCCGCGAGGCTGCAAAACTGTGA